In Trifolium pratense cultivar HEN17-A07 linkage group LG7, ARS_RC_1.1, whole genome shotgun sequence, a genomic segment contains:
- the LOC123894656 gene encoding uncharacterized protein LOC123894656 has product MNSTVSRAWAAAASVGVVEALKDQGICRWNHTLKSVHNHLKNNVRSFSQAKKLSSSSSSSSAMVSNSSKHKENAKQSEESLRTVMYLSCWGPN; this is encoded by the coding sequence ATGAATTCAACAGTAAGCAGAGCATGGGCAGCTGCAGCTAGTGTTGGAGTTGTTGAAGCTTTGAAAGATCAAGGAATATGTAGATGGAATCATACACTAAAATCAGTTCAtaatcatttgaaaaataatgtcAGATCATTTTCTCAAGCAAAgaaactttcatcatcatcatcatcttcttctgcTATGGTTTCTAATTCAAGCAAACATAAAGAGAATGCAAAGCAATCAGAGGAATCTTTAAGGACAGTCATGTACTTAAGTTGTTGGGGTCCTAATTAA
- the LOC123896586 gene encoding protein DOWNY MILDEW RESISTANCE 6-like: MNNILVFSWFNLHSSVSLSYVQPLESRPDTISVLSGKTIPVVDLREYVYTETLLHILKDSKEYGFLQVINHGVSKELMDDTMNIFKEFHVMPEVEKISESSKDPNGSCKLYTSREINNKDCIQYWRETLRHFCPPSGEFMEFWPQKPT, from the exons ATGAATAACATTCTTGTCTTCAGTTGGTTTAATCTTCATTCTTCAGTGTCTTTATCTTATGTTCAACCTCTAGAAAGTAGACCCGACACAATTTCTGTACTTTCCGGCAAGACGATTCCTGTGGTGGATCTTAGGGAATATGTTTATACCGAAACATTATTGCACATTTTAAAAGATTCCAAGGAGTATGGATTTTTGCAG GTGATTAACCATGGAGTTTCAAAGGAGTTGATGGATGAtacaatgaatattttcaaggaATTTCATGTCATGCCTGAAGTAGAAAAGATAAGTGAAAGTTCAAAGGATCCAAATGGAAGTTGTAAGCTATATACAAGTCGTGAGATTAATAACAAAGATTGCATTCAATATTGGAGAGAGACATTAAGACATTTTTGTCCACCTTCAGGTGAATTTATGGAGTTTTGGCCACAAAAGCCTACATGA
- the LOC123894658 gene encoding uncharacterized protein LOC123894658 has translation MSSTVSRAWTAAASVGVVEALKDQGICRWNHTLKSVHNHLKNNVRSFSQAKKLSSSSSSSTIVSNSIRQKENAKQSEESLRTVMYLSCWGPN, from the coding sequence ATGAGTTCAACAGTAAGCAGAGCATGGACAGCTGCAGCAAGTGTTGGAGTTGTGGAAGCATTGAAGGATCAAGGAATATGCAGATGGAATCATACACTAAAATCAGTTCATAATCATTTGAAAAACAATGTCAGATCTTTTTCTCAAGCAAAGAagctttcatcatcatcatcctcttcTACTATTGTTTCTAATTCTATCAGACAAAAAGAGAATGCAAAGCAATCAGAAGAATCTTTGAGGACTGTCATGTACTTGAGTTGTTGGGGTCCTAATTAA
- the LOC123894657 gene encoding uncharacterized protein LOC123894657: protein MNSTVSRAWAAATSVGVVEALKDQGICRWNYTLKSVHNHLKNNVRSFSQAKKLSSSSSSSSAMVSNSSKHKENAKQSEESLRTVMYLSCWGPN from the coding sequence ATGAATTCAACAGTAAGCAGAGCATGGGCAGCTGCAACTAGTGTTGGAGTTGTTGAAGCTTTGAAAGATCAAGGAATATGTAGATGGAATTATACACTAAAATCAGTTCAtaatcatttgaaaaataatgtcAGATCATTTTCTCAAGCAAAgaaactttcatcatcatcatcatcttcttctgcTATGGTTTCTAATTCAAGCAAACATAAAGAGAATGCAAAGCAATCAGAGGAATCTTTAAGGACAGTCATGTACTTAAGTTGTTGGGGTCCTAATTAA
- the LOC123896587 gene encoding protein DOWNY MILDEW RESISTANCE 6-like: protein MNNILVSSWFNLHSSVSLSYVQPPESRPDTISVLSGKTIPVVDLGGYVYTETLLHILKASKEYGFLQVINHGVSKELIDDTMNIFKEFHVMPEVEKISESSKDPNGSCKLYTSREINNKDCIQYWRDTLRHFCPPSGEFMEFWPQKPTRYR, encoded by the exons ATGAATAACATTCTTGTCTCAAGTTGGTTTAATCTTCATTCTTCAGTGTCTTTATCTTATGTTCAACCTCCAGAAAGTAGACCCGACACAATTTCTGTACTTTCCGGCAAGACGATTCCTGTGGTGGATCTTGGGGGATATGTTTATACCGAAACATTATTGCACATTTTAAAAGCTTCCAAGGAGTATGGATTTTTGCAG GTGATCAACCATGGAGTTTCAAAGGAGTTGATAGATGAtacaatgaatattttcaaggaATTTCATGTCATGCCTGAAGTAGAAAAGATAAGTGAAAGTTCAAAGGATCCAAATGGAAGTTGTAAGCTATATACAAGTCGTGAGATTAATAACAAAGATTGCATTCAATATTGGAGAGACACATTAAGACATTTTTGTCCACCTTCAGGTGAATTTATGGAGTTTTGGCCACAAAAGCCTACAAGATACcggtaa
- the LOC123894660 gene encoding uncharacterized protein LOC123894660, with the protein MSSTSRIWTVAASVGIVEALKDQGLCRWNYGLRLAQYHIKNHLRSLSQAKNLSSSSNSYAMVCSRFKEKEARQSEESLRTVMYLSCWGPNN; encoded by the coding sequence atGAGTTCAACAAGCAGAATTTGGACAGTTGCAGCAAGTGTTGGAATTGTGGAAGCATTGAAGGACCAAGGCTTATGTAGGTGGAATTATGGTTTAAGATTAGCACAATATcatattaaaaatcatttgagaTCTTTGTCTCAAGCAAAGAACCTTTCTTCTTCCTCTAATTCTTATGCTATGGTTTGTAGTAGATTTAAGGAAAAAGAAGCAAGGCAATCAGAGGAATCTTTGAGGACAGTAATGTATTTGAGTTGTTGGGGTCCCAACAATTAG
- the LOC123896589 gene encoding protein DOWNY MILDEW RESISTANCE 6-like, whose translation MNNILVSSWFNLHSSVPLSYVQPPESRPDTISVLSDKTIPVVDLGGYVYTETLLHILKASKEYGFLQVTNHGVSKELMDDTMNIFKEFHVMPEVEKISESSKDPNGSCKLYTSREINNKDCIQYWRDTLRHFCPPSKFMEFWPQKPTRYR comes from the exons ATGAATAACATTCTTGTCTCCAGTTGGTTTAATCTTCATTCTTCAGTGCCTTTATCTTATGTTCAACCTCCAGAAAGTAGACCCGACACAATTTCTGTACTTTCCGACAAGACGATTCCTGTGGTGGATCTTGGGGGATATGTTTATACCGAAACATTATTGCACATTTTAAAAGCTTCCAAGGAGTATGGATTTTTGCAG GTGACCAACCATGGAGTTTCAAAGGAGTTGATGGATGAtacaatgaatattttcaaggaATTTCATGTCATGCCTGAAGTAGAAAAGATAAGTGAAAGTTCAAAGGATCCAAATGGAAGTTGTAAGCTATATACAAGTCGTGAGATTAATAACAAAGATTGCATTCAATATTGGAGAGACACATTAAGACATTTTTGTCCACCTTCAAAATTTATGGAGTTTTGGCCACAAAAGCCTACAAGATACcggtaa
- the LOC123894661 gene encoding vesicle-associated protein 4-2-like → MEVESEKPGSDGKVWNFCRMPFWQSSHNPSSSSTTTTTTTSSSSYMHNVHHQNQSLHSIDRSVPQSSATVSSVAKSLLPTRRRLRLDPPNKLYFPYEPGKQVRSAITIKNTCKSHVAFKFQTTAPKSCYMRPPGGILSPGESVIATVFKFVEPPENNEKPTDQKSKVKFKIMSLKVQGEMDYVPELFDEQRDQVAVEQILRVVFLDPDRNSPAMDKLKRQLAEAEAALEARKKPPEETGGPRVAGEGLVIDEWKERRERYLAKQQVEGVVVDSV, encoded by the exons ATGGAAGTGGAGAGTGAAAAGCCAGGATCTGATGGAAAAGTTTGGAACTTTTGTAGAATGCCATTTTGGCAATCAAGTCATAATCCTTCATCATCTTCTACTacaactactactactacttcaTCTTCATCTTACATGCACAATGTTCATCATCAAAACCAGAGTCTTCATTCTATTGATAGATCTGTTCCTCAATCTTCAGCTACAGTTTCATCTGTGGCTAAGTCTTTGCTTCCTACTAGGAGAAGGCTTCGTCTGGATCCTCCTAACAAACTCTACTTTCCTT ATGAACCTGGTAAGCAAGTTAGGAGTGcaatcacaattaaaaacaCTTGCAAGTCTCATGTAGCTTTCAAG TTTCAAACAACTGCACCTAAAAGTTGTTACATGCGCCCTCCTGGTGGTATTCTTTCACCTGGTGAAAGTGTAATTGCAACTG TATTCAAGTTTGTTGAGCCACCAGAGAACAATGAAAAGCCAACTGATCAAAAAAGCAAGGTTAAGTTCAAAATCATGAGCCTAAAAGTGCAAGGTGAAATGGACTATGTACCAGAACTG TTTGATGAGCAAAGAGATCAAGTAGCTGTTGAGCAAATTCTTCGAGTTGTTTTTCTGGACCCTGACCGAAACAGTCCT GCCATGGATAAGTTGAAACGTCAGTTAGCTGAAGCGGAGGCTGCGTTGGAAGCTCGAAAGAAACCGCCAGAGGAGACCGGAGGTCCACGAGTAGCTGGGGAGGGACTTGTTATAGATGAATGG AAAGAAAGAAGGGAAAGATACTTGGCCAAGCAGCAGGTTGAAGGTGTTGTTGTTGATTCAGTGTAA